The Acidobacteriota bacterium genome window below encodes:
- a CDS encoding BlaI/MecI/CopY family transcriptional regulator — translation MKKSSLNQLSRRERQVMDILYRRGRASASDIHKALPDPPSYSAVRATLRVLEEKGHVSHQGQPGHAYSYRPTLERGQARRGALHHLVNTFFEGSAEKLVAALLDEDEQMTPEALERISRLVEEAREEGR, via the coding sequence ATGAAGAAGAGTTCCCTCAACCAACTCAGCCGGCGCGAACGCCAGGTGATGGACATCCTCTACCGTCGCGGCCGCGCTAGCGCATCGGACATCCACAAGGCTTTGCCCGATCCTCCTTCCTATTCAGCCGTAAGGGCCACCCTGCGGGTGTTGGAGGAAAAGGGCCACGTCTCTCACCAGGGCCAGCCGGGGCACGCGTACAGCTACCGGCCCACGCTGGAACGCGGTCAGGCCCGGCGCGGCGCGCTGCATCATCTGGTCAACACCTTCTTCGAGGGGTCGGCCGAGAAGCTGGTGGCGGCCTTGCTCGACGAAGACGAACAAATGACGCCTGAAGCGCTGGAGCGCATATCGCGCCTGGTTGAAGAGGCCCGCGAGGAGGGACGCTGA
- a CDS encoding thioredoxin domain-containing protein gives MKRVRWFFLALGLLASAIVGQEAKQEENAASRPQANRLIDEGSPYLRQHAYNPVDWYPWGDEAFETARREGKPVFLSVGYSTCHWCHVMRRESFSNPSIAALLNRHFVAVKVDREERPDVDRVYMTFLQSATGGGGWPMSVFLTPEAKPFFGGTYYPPQDRGGLPGFARVLERVVEEWQSNRDKILKSADAITRSLRQATRLQADPEWTLQAGLLDTAYQHYRASFDEQHGGFAGPPKFPRPSDFGFLLRRHLAGSDQQEALNMALTTLRSMARGGIYDHLGGGFHRYSTDARWFLPHFEKMLYDQAQLAQAYLDAYQVSRDPLMAETARGTLDYVLSRMRSPQGAFYSAEDADSPVPGNPDEESEGAFYLWKLSEIEEVVGEEGAALFAAAYGVQADGNVESDPSGEFGNRNVLYRALDDSALAGRFSISPGQAEQRLARYRARLLGRRAERPRPHRDEKILTAWNGLMISALCRAHQVLGEERYLEAARRAADFIERELYDSSSRNLKRRHLEGDSAIPGMLDDYAYLAQGLIDLYETELDDGRLLWALELTEAQMARFQDPQQGGFFNAPQSGQRLLFRLKEEYDGAVPSGNSVAASNLLRLAEMSGREDLRQAALSTMRTFHRILSRAPQAMPRMLASIGFHLRPVRQVIIAGRREDPKVKAMLRAVHEDFHPDQILFLADGGRAHQVFSKTQEGLEGKKPRQGQATAYVCRNFVCKLPTDDIEQLKKLLEEDQPASDEDDGSAPGGER, from the coding sequence ATGAAGCGGGTCCGATGGTTTTTCTTGGCCCTTGGTCTTCTGGCAAGCGCGATTGTCGGCCAGGAGGCAAAGCAGGAAGAGAACGCCGCCTCTCGACCCCAGGCCAACCGCCTCATCGACGAGGGCAGTCCCTATCTTCGCCAGCACGCTTACAATCCGGTGGATTGGTACCCCTGGGGAGATGAAGCCTTCGAGACGGCGCGGCGGGAAGGCAAGCCGGTTTTTCTCTCGGTGGGATACTCGACCTGTCACTGGTGTCACGTTATGCGCCGGGAGAGCTTTTCCAACCCTTCCATAGCCGCTCTCCTCAACCGTCACTTCGTCGCCGTCAAGGTCGACCGCGAGGAGCGTCCTGACGTGGACCGGGTCTACATGACTTTTCTGCAGTCGGCCACAGGCGGCGGCGGCTGGCCCATGTCGGTGTTCTTGACTCCCGAGGCCAAGCCCTTTTTCGGAGGCACCTACTATCCTCCTCAGGACCGGGGCGGCTTGCCGGGATTTGCCCGTGTCTTGGAGAGAGTTGTCGAGGAGTGGCAAAGCAACCGCGACAAGATCCTCAAGTCGGCCGACGCCATCACCCGGAGCCTGCGCCAGGCCACCCGCTTGCAGGCCGATCCCGAGTGGACGCTGCAGGCGGGATTGCTGGACACGGCCTACCAACACTACCGCGCTTCATTCGATGAGCAGCACGGGGGATTCGCCGGACCTCCCAAGTTCCCCCGTCCTTCCGACTTCGGATTCCTGCTGCGCCGTCACCTGGCCGGCTCCGACCAGCAGGAGGCGCTCAACATGGCCCTGACCACCCTTCGCTCCATGGCGCGGGGAGGCATTTACGATCACCTGGGAGGCGGATTCCACCGCTACTCGACCGATGCCCGCTGGTTCCTGCCTCATTTCGAGAAGATGCTCTACGATCAGGCCCAACTGGCACAGGCCTACCTGGATGCCTATCAGGTGAGCAGAGATCCGCTCATGGCCGAGACAGCTCGGGGAACACTTGACTACGTGCTCTCCCGCATGCGCTCGCCGCAAGGGGCTTTCTACTCGGCTGAGGACGCCGACAGTCCTGTGCCCGGGAATCCGGATGAGGAATCTGAAGGGGCCTTCTACCTTTGGAAGCTGTCGGAGATCGAAGAAGTCGTAGGCGAGGAGGGCGCGGCCCTCTTCGCCGCCGCCTACGGCGTCCAGGCGGACGGCAACGTGGAGTCGGATCCCTCGGGCGAATTCGGGAACAGAAATGTCCTTTACCGTGCTCTGGACGACTCGGCCCTGGCCGGCCGCTTCTCGATTTCGCCCGGCCAGGCGGAGCAGCGTTTGGCCCGCTATCGCGCCCGCTTGCTGGGGCGCCGCGCCGAGCGTCCCCGCCCTCATCGCGACGAAAAGATCCTCACCGCCTGGAACGGCCTCATGATCAGCGCCCTCTGCAGGGCTCATCAGGTGCTGGGAGAGGAGCGCTATCTTGAAGCGGCCCGCCGGGCTGCCGACTTCATCGAGCGCGAACTCTATGACTCCTCCTCCAGGAATCTCAAGCGGCGTCATCTGGAAGGCGATTCGGCCATCCCAGGCATGCTGGACGACTACGCCTATCTGGCCCAGGGACTGATCGACCTCTACGAGACCGAGCTCGACGACGGGCGGCTGCTTTGGGCCCTGGAGCTGACGGAAGCGCAGATGGCGCGCTTTCAGGATCCTCAGCAAGGAGGGTTCTTCAACGCTCCCCAAAGCGGCCAACGACTGCTTTTTCGCCTCAAGGAAGAGTATGACGGCGCCGTTCCCTCAGGCAACTCGGTGGCGGCTTCCAATCTGCTGCGCCTGGCCGAGATGAGCGGACGCGAGGACCTGCGCCAGGCAGCCCTGAGCACCATGCGCACCTTCCACCGCATACTCTCGCGCGCTCCCCAGGCCATGCCTCGCATGCTGGCCTCCATCGGCTTTCATCTTCGCCCCGTGCGCCAGGTGATTATCGCCGGCCGGCGTGAGGACCCCAAAGTCAAGGCCATGCTGCGGGCCGTGCATGAGGACTTCCATCCCGACCAGATTCTCTTCCTGGCCGACGGAGGCCGGGCACACCAGGTCTTCTCCAAGACCCAGGAGGGACTTGAGGGTAAGAAGCCGCGCCAGGGACAAGCCACCGCCTACGTCTGCCGCAACTTCGTCTGCAAGTTGCCCACCGACGATATCGAGCAGTTGAAGAAGCTGCTCGAGGAGGACCAGCCGGCGTCCGACGAGGACGACGGTTCCGCCCCTGGAGGGGAGCGCTGA
- a CDS encoding M20/M25/M40 family metallo-hydrolase, with protein sequence MKKATARMMLAGVLMLMATPVAGQDQGLTADYRETADAIIEAALSDTEGWARLSHLTDRIGHRLSGSKALEEAVLWSFRQMQQDGLSNVRLQPLAVPHWVRGREWLKIESPVKRELAMLGLGGSIGTPPQGLSAEVVMAASFDQFEAMDPAQVEGKIVLWNVEWNGYGRTVRYRTRGAVEAARKGAVASLVRSVGPVSLQTPHTGAMRYDDEVEKIPSAAVTIEGAELIQRLIKAGEKVRLRLYMEAETLPDALSANVMGEIPGREFPDEIVVLGGHIDSWDVGQGAQDDGSGCIASLQAVALLKKLGLRARRTIRVVFWTNEENGLAGARAYRAALGEDVDSHVAAIEMDGGSEHPVGFGLASLAVAGVAGGSERVVAKMRQIGALMDPIEAGRITWGGGGADISPLIREGVPGFGLRTRGEKYFHWHHTEADTLDKIDPEHFRKNVAALAILSYVLADMPQRFPDFLQAGD encoded by the coding sequence ATGAAGAAGGCGACTGCAAGGATGATGTTGGCGGGAGTCTTGATGCTGATGGCCACTCCCGTGGCGGGACAGGACCAGGGATTGACCGCCGACTACCGCGAGACGGCCGACGCGATTATCGAAGCGGCGCTGAGCGATACGGAGGGATGGGCCAGGCTGAGTCATCTGACCGACCGCATCGGCCATCGTCTGAGCGGGTCGAAGGCCCTGGAAGAGGCGGTGCTGTGGTCCTTCCGGCAAATGCAGCAGGACGGCCTTTCCAACGTGCGCCTGCAGCCGCTGGCGGTGCCTCACTGGGTGAGGGGACGCGAGTGGTTGAAAATCGAGTCCCCGGTCAAGCGCGAGCTGGCCATGCTGGGATTGGGCGGCAGCATCGGGACACCGCCGCAAGGGCTTTCGGCCGAGGTGGTGATGGCCGCTTCCTTCGATCAATTCGAGGCCATGGACCCGGCCCAGGTGGAAGGCAAGATCGTGCTCTGGAACGTGGAATGGAACGGCTATGGACGCACCGTCCGCTACCGCACGCGGGGTGCCGTCGAGGCGGCCCGCAAGGGTGCCGTGGCCTCGCTGGTGCGTTCGGTGGGCCCGGTCAGCTTGCAGACTCCCCACACCGGTGCCATGCGCTACGACGACGAGGTCGAGAAGATCCCGTCAGCAGCGGTCACCATCGAGGGAGCCGAGCTCATTCAGCGTCTGATCAAAGCGGGCGAAAAAGTGCGCCTCCGCCTCTATATGGAGGCTGAGACGCTGCCCGATGCCCTTTCGGCCAACGTAATGGGCGAGATTCCGGGCCGGGAGTTTCCCGACGAGATCGTCGTTCTGGGCGGTCACATCGATTCATGGGACGTGGGTCAAGGGGCTCAGGACGACGGTTCGGGCTGCATCGCCTCGCTGCAGGCGGTGGCCTTGCTCAAGAAGCTGGGCCTGCGGGCCCGGCGCACCATTCGGGTGGTGTTTTGGACCAACGAAGAAAACGGCCTGGCCGGAGCTCGGGCCTACCGCGCCGCCCTGGGCGAGGACGTCGACTCTCACGTCGCCGCCATCGAAATGGACGGCGGCTCAGAGCATCCCGTCGGATTCGGGTTGGCTTCGCTGGCGGTGGCCGGCGTGGCCGGGGGCAGTGAGCGGGTGGTGGCCAAGATGCGCCAAATCGGGGCCTTGATGGATCCTATCGAGGCGGGACGCATCACCTGGGGAGGAGGAGGTGCCGACATCTCGCCCCTCATCCGCGAGGGAGTGCCCGGATTCGGCCTGCGCACCCGGGGCGAGAAATACTTCCACTGGCACCACACCGAGGCCGACACGCTGGACAAGATCGACCCCGAGCACTTCCGCAAGAACGTGGCCGCGCTGGCCATCTTGTCCTATGTCCTGGCCGACATGCCCCAGCGATTTCCCGACTTCCTGCAAGCCGGGGACTAG
- a CDS encoding alpha/beta fold hydrolase, producing the protein MVAERGEAGSRDLTIPAADGYPLAATLFLNGRQWLIINSATGVKRGFYSKFASYLAEQGYSVVTYDYRGIGGSAPPSLRGSSARMSEWGELDFAGVMDWVERRKPSHMLGLGHSVGGQILGMLPRAGRLHCFIGVACQSGWWGHWPLPWRYLLPLGWKVALPLLVRTFGFLPSSLLGLGEDLPPGVARQWANWCLHRHYYHGSIAELPGFRDFAGPLLAYSFSDDRFGPRPAVEAWLRWFAQAETQHRHIRPGDLGLKRLGHFEFFRQDSVDIFWEPCRRWLAERCGRPSE; encoded by the coding sequence ATGGTGGCGGAGAGAGGCGAGGCAGGGTCCCGAGACCTGACCATCCCGGCAGCGGACGGCTATCCCCTGGCTGCCACGCTCTTTCTCAACGGCCGGCAATGGCTGATCATCAACTCGGCTACCGGCGTCAAGCGCGGCTTCTACAGCAAATTCGCCTCCTACCTGGCTGAGCAGGGCTATTCGGTGGTGACCTACGACTATCGGGGCATCGGAGGGTCGGCGCCGCCTTCGCTCAGGGGCTCGTCGGCTCGAATGAGCGAGTGGGGAGAGCTCGACTTTGCCGGAGTGATGGACTGGGTTGAGAGGCGCAAGCCCTCGCACATGCTGGGCCTCGGTCATAGCGTGGGGGGCCAGATCCTGGGGATGCTTCCGCGAGCCGGACGACTGCATTGCTTCATCGGCGTCGCCTGCCAGAGCGGTTGGTGGGGACACTGGCCGCTGCCCTGGCGATACTTGCTGCCGTTGGGCTGGAAAGTGGCGCTCCCGCTTCTGGTGAGGACTTTCGGCTTTCTGCCTTCCTCCCTGCTTGGATTGGGCGAAGACCTGCCCCCCGGCGTGGCCCGCCAGTGGGCAAATTGGTGCCTTCATCGTCACTACTATCACGGCTCCATAGCTGAACTGCCGGGATTTCGAGACTTCGCCGGCCCGCTGCTGGCCTACAGTTTTTCCGACGACCGCTTCGGTCCCCGGCCCGCGGTTGAAGCCTGGCTGCGCTGGTTTGCGCAGGCCGAAACCCAGCACCGTCATATCAGGCCGGGAGACCTGGGATTGAAGCGGCTGGGGCACTTTGAGTTCTTCCGCCAAGATTCAGTGGATATCTTCTGGGAGCCCTGCCGTCGTTGGCTGGCCGAGCGATGCGGGCGCCCCTCAGAATGA